Proteins from a genomic interval of Polyodon spathula isolate WHYD16114869_AA chromosome 1, ASM1765450v1, whole genome shotgun sequence:
- the nmu gene encoding neuromedin-U isoform X1, with protein sequence MKTGTKRELMMLSSTLCQHRPLHTGSNSSTTTMRNPHCIVTLTLLILLITTTPTCKGAPASLQELQVWNEIEDVCSSFLSTDPQSQASRAIEELCYMAWGIVYKSQDLKGKDHTKRFLFHYSKTHDSGNSDIMSSVLHPLLQLVPQLHVRRLKRFRDDDDLQGPGGIQSRGYFLFRPRNGKRSTTFA encoded by the exons ATGAAGACTGGCACTAAACGAGAATTAATGATGCTGAGTTCCACTCTCTGTCAGCACAGACCTCTGCACACCGGCAGCAACAGCAGCACCACCACAATGAGGAATCCGCACTGTATTGTAACTTTGACTCTTCTCATCCTTCTCATCACAACGACACCTACCTGCAAAG GTGCTCCAGCATCACTACAGGAGTTACAAGTTTGGAATGAG ATAGAGGATGTGTGCTCATCTTTTCTTTCCACAGACCCACAGTCTCAG GCATCCAGAGCAATTGAAGAACTGTGCTACATGGCCTGGGGAATTGTATACAAGTCGcagg ATCTAAAAGGGAAAGATCACACAAAAAGG ttcttGTTTCATTATTCTAAGACTCACGACTCAGGCAACTCAGACATTATG TCGTCTGTCCTGCATCCTTTGCTGCAACTTGTTCCCCAGCTCCATGTGAGAAGACTGAAGAGATTCAGAGATGAC GATGATCTTCAAGGACCTGGAGGAATTCAAAGCAGAGGATACTTCTTATTTAGG CCAAGGAACGGAAAGCGGTCAACAACCTTTGCCTAA
- the nmu gene encoding neuromedin-U isoform X2: protein MKTGTKRELMMLSSTLCQHRPLHTGSNSSTTTMRNPHCIVTLTLLILLITTTPTCKGAPASLQELQVWNEIEDVCSSFLSTDPQSQASRAIEELCYMAWGIVYKSQDLKGKDHTKRFLFHYSKTHDSGNSDIMDDLQGPGGIQSRGYFLFRPRNGKRSTTFA, encoded by the exons ATGAAGACTGGCACTAAACGAGAATTAATGATGCTGAGTTCCACTCTCTGTCAGCACAGACCTCTGCACACCGGCAGCAACAGCAGCACCACCACAATGAGGAATCCGCACTGTATTGTAACTTTGACTCTTCTCATCCTTCTCATCACAACGACACCTACCTGCAAAG GTGCTCCAGCATCACTACAGGAGTTACAAGTTTGGAATGAG ATAGAGGATGTGTGCTCATCTTTTCTTTCCACAGACCCACAGTCTCAG GCATCCAGAGCAATTGAAGAACTGTGCTACATGGCCTGGGGAATTGTATACAAGTCGcagg ATCTAAAAGGGAAAGATCACACAAAAAGG ttcttGTTTCATTATTCTAAGACTCACGACTCAGGCAACTCAGACATTATG GATGATCTTCAAGGACCTGGAGGAATTCAAAGCAGAGGATACTTCTTATTTAGG CCAAGGAACGGAAAGCGGTCAACAACCTTTGCCTAA